From a single Streptomyces rubradiris genomic region:
- a CDS encoding carboxymuconolactone decarboxylase family protein → MDARLNLFANPVIGKVIRHFNAAGQALAESSLPAATQELVKIRASQINGCGFCTDMHTKDAAAAGENATRLHLVAVWREATVFTEAERAALELAEQGTRIADGSGGVPDEVWANAARHYDEEQLGALVALIALINAYNRANVIVQQPAGDYVPGMFG, encoded by the coding sequence ATGGACGCTCGCCTCAACCTCTTCGCCAACCCGGTCATCGGCAAGGTCATCCGGCACTTCAACGCCGCCGGGCAGGCGCTCGCGGAGTCCTCGCTGCCGGCCGCCACGCAGGAGCTGGTGAAGATCCGCGCCAGCCAGATCAACGGCTGCGGGTTCTGCACCGACATGCACACCAAGGACGCGGCGGCGGCCGGGGAGAACGCCACCCGGCTGCACCTGGTCGCGGTCTGGCGGGAGGCCACCGTCTTCACCGAGGCCGAGCGGGCCGCGCTGGAGCTGGCCGAGCAGGGCACCCGGATCGCCGACGGCTCCGGCGGGGTCCCGGACGAGGTGTGGGCGAACGCCGCCCGGCACTACGACGAGGAGCAGCTCGGCGCCCTGGTCGCGCTCATCGCCCTGATCAACGCCTACAACCGCGCGAACGTCATCGTCCAGCAGCCCGCCGGCGACTACGTGCCCGGCATGTTCGGCTGA
- a CDS encoding SCO4226 family nickel-binding protein gives MARFMDIHRGMQGITADQLMAAHQADLAIEQEESVHFEHAWADPESGTVYCLSEAPSAEAVQRVHERAGHRADEVHPVPLQV, from the coding sequence ATGGCCAGGTTCATGGACATCCACCGCGGCATGCAGGGCATCACGGCCGACCAGTTGATGGCGGCGCACCAGGCCGACCTCGCCATCGAGCAGGAGGAGTCGGTCCACTTCGAACACGCCTGGGCGGACCCGGAGTCGGGCACGGTCTACTGCCTCTCCGAGGCCCCGTCGGCCGAGGCGGTCCAACGCGTCCACGAACGCGCGGGGCACCGGGCGGACGAGGTACACCCGGTCCCGCTCCAGGTCTGA
- a CDS encoding YbjN domain-containing protein: MADVEKAGQVLEGVFKDAELEWESPGPGNYVVRLPGTRKLSTTVSFLVGRHSLSLNAFVIRHPDENEPGVHRWLLERNLKLYGVSYAVDRLGDIYVTARLPLASVTPDEVDRLLGQVLEAADGAFNTLLELGFASSIRKEYAWRVSRGESTRNLAAFAHLIERPED; encoded by the coding sequence ATGGCTGATGTCGAGAAGGCCGGGCAGGTCCTGGAGGGCGTCTTCAAGGACGCGGAGCTGGAGTGGGAGAGCCCCGGGCCCGGGAACTACGTCGTCCGGCTCCCCGGCACCCGCAAGCTGTCCACGACCGTCTCCTTCCTCGTCGGCCGCCACTCCCTGTCGCTGAACGCCTTCGTCATCCGCCACCCCGACGAGAACGAGCCCGGCGTCCACCGCTGGCTGCTGGAGCGCAACCTCAAGCTCTACGGCGTGAGTTACGCCGTCGACCGCCTCGGCGACATCTATGTCACCGCCCGCCTCCCGCTCGCCTCCGTCACCCCGGACGAGGTCGACCGCCTCCTCGGCCAGGTCCTGGAAGCGGCCGACGGCGCCTTCAACACCCTGCTGGAGCTGGGCTTCGCCTCCTCGATCCGCAAGGAGTACGCCTGGCGGGTGTCCCGTGGCGAGTCCACCAGGAACCTGGCGGCGTTCGCCCACCTGATCGAACGCCCGGAGGACTGA
- a CDS encoding YDG/SRA domain-containing protein, with amino-acid sequence MIGELPDITVGQTFPSRRALHDAGVHRPLQAGICGTKQTGAESIVVSGGYKDDEDYGAVIIYTGHGGRDPETQKQVAEQSLTDPGNAALVTSYLEGFPVRVVRGAQSRSPYAPAEGYRYDGLFNVSSFGSKMGVDGFRVWQFRLEAKNQAEKIADSNREDNSPTSAEDLSPRDLVATQRVVRNTGVARQVKTWHLDQCQVCGTRLVVPGGTYSEAAHIQALGAPHNGADIVGNILCLCPNCHVLFDAGAIYLRDDLVVMAGETEVGPLRLDSRHQIRLECVRSHRARWRR; translated from the coding sequence ATGATTGGTGAGCTTCCTGACATCACTGTGGGGCAGACCTTCCCCAGCCGGCGCGCGTTGCACGATGCTGGCGTGCATCGGCCGCTGCAGGCAGGCATCTGCGGCACCAAGCAGACAGGGGCAGAGTCCATCGTCGTGTCAGGCGGATACAAGGACGACGAAGACTACGGAGCTGTGATCATCTATACCGGACATGGTGGTCGCGACCCCGAAACACAAAAGCAGGTGGCAGAGCAAAGCCTCACAGATCCGGGTAATGCAGCCCTGGTCACGAGCTACCTGGAAGGTTTTCCGGTCCGAGTAGTTCGCGGAGCTCAATCACGTTCCCCATATGCCCCTGCCGAGGGCTACCGATATGATGGTCTTTTCAATGTTAGCAGTTTCGGAAGCAAGATGGGTGTCGACGGTTTTCGGGTATGGCAGTTCCGCCTCGAGGCTAAGAATCAGGCCGAGAAGATAGCTGACTCCAACCGAGAAGACAACTCTCCGACCTCAGCCGAGGACTTGAGCCCTCGGGATCTCGTAGCCACCCAACGGGTCGTACGAAATACTGGCGTGGCCCGGCAAGTTAAAACGTGGCATCTCGATCAATGTCAAGTTTGTGGAACGCGTCTCGTCGTCCCAGGGGGAACGTACAGTGAGGCGGCGCATATCCAGGCCTTGGGGGCGCCGCACAACGGAGCTGACATCGTTGGAAACATCTTGTGCCTTTGCCCCAATTGCCATGTCCTCTTTGACGCTGGGGCCATCTATCTACGGGACGACCTCGTAGTGATGGCAGGTGAGACAGAAGTGGGCCCCCTCCGTCTGGACTCGAGGCACCAAATTCGGCTGGAGTGCGTGCGAAGCCATCGAGCAAGATGGCGCCGGTAA
- a CDS encoding response regulator transcription factor, with protein sequence MTRVLVVEDEESFSDALSYMLRKEGFEVAVAATGPDGLDEFERNGADLVLLDLMLPGLPGTEVCRQLRGRSNVPVIMVTAKDSEIDKVVGLEIGADDYVTKPFSSRELVARIRAVLRRRGEPEEVAPAALEAGPVRMDVDRHVVTVAGSKVDLPLKEFDLLEMLLRNAGRVLTRMQLIDRVWGADYVGDTKTLDVHVKRLRAKIEPDPGAPRYLVTVRGLGYKFEP encoded by the coding sequence GTGACCCGTGTGCTCGTCGTCGAGGACGAGGAGTCCTTCTCCGACGCCCTGTCGTACATGCTCCGCAAGGAGGGCTTCGAGGTCGCCGTCGCGGCGACCGGTCCCGACGGTCTGGACGAGTTCGAGCGCAACGGCGCCGATCTGGTCCTCCTCGACCTGATGCTGCCGGGCCTGCCCGGCACCGAGGTCTGCCGCCAGCTGCGCGGCCGTTCCAACGTCCCCGTGATCATGGTGACCGCGAAGGACAGCGAGATCGACAAGGTAGTCGGTCTCGAAATAGGAGCCGACGACTACGTCACCAAGCCGTTCTCCTCCCGTGAGCTGGTCGCCCGCATCCGCGCGGTGCTGCGCCGGCGCGGCGAGCCGGAGGAGGTCGCCCCGGCCGCGCTGGAGGCGGGCCCGGTCCGCATGGACGTCGACCGCCACGTGGTCACCGTCGCCGGCTCCAAGGTCGACCTTCCGCTGAAGGAGTTCGACCTGCTGGAGATGCTGCTGCGCAACGCGGGCCGGGTGCTCACCCGCATGCAGCTCATCGACCGCGTCTGGGGCGCCGACTACGTGGGCGACACCAAGACCCTGGACGTCCACGTCAAGCGCCTGCGCGCCAAGATCGAGCCGGACCCGGGCGCGCCGCGCTACCTGGTGACGGTGCGCGGGCTGGGCTACAAGTTCGAGCCGTAG
- a CDS encoding nuclear transport factor 2 family protein, giving the protein MGSEVSAEATRAIVQDFLAARLAGDTKRLVEIFADEVDWLLAENPVVPWIRPRSTGAECAAQFTELAEHTVPEDARASVDAFLVDGADAVLMGHVSGTVRATGKSFEGPFALRLTVEGGRIVRHHLYENSLSIAEACTPDR; this is encoded by the coding sequence ATGGGTTCAGAGGTCAGCGCCGAGGCCACCCGCGCCATAGTCCAAGACTTCCTCGCCGCCCGCCTCGCCGGAGACACCAAGCGGCTCGTGGAGATCTTCGCCGACGAAGTCGACTGGCTGCTCGCCGAGAACCCGGTCGTTCCCTGGATCCGGCCGCGGTCCACCGGTGCCGAATGCGCCGCCCAGTTCACGGAGTTGGCGGAGCACACCGTGCCTGAGGACGCGCGTGCCTCCGTGGACGCCTTCCTCGTCGACGGGGCCGACGCCGTGCTGATGGGGCATGTGTCGGGGACCGTACGCGCCACGGGCAAGTCCTTCGAGGGGCCGTTCGCGTTGCGGCTCACCGTCGAGGGCGGGCGGATCGTCCGGCACCACCTCTATGAGAACAGTTTGTCGATCGCCGAGGCATGCACCCCCGATCGGTAA
- a CDS encoding PIN domain-containing protein, whose translation MEQTVHISPRRSVAGVQSLMTSSFLAAFEGLWRRPASDYEAGVRSYMVVVDTNVLLELYRFTPDAREELLQALRRVGDRLWIPHQVAAEYYNRRVDAVKDHLALYASVPKSLDDHKAKVLQELYAFAKRCSMATEDKRALVEPIQEVFTRVKAEVVKHAESFDLTLEGVISGDPVLSELAEILDGKTGQGFNDDETRALIEEYERRAQDERPPGYKDSNKKDNAHGDYFVWEQVLRRAEELSSPILLVTNDVKEDWVRKEAGLIVGARPELVAEMKERCGVDFLILQLGAFLQVARKELGASVSASTVAQAENLAASVDRPLVLPEAEYEDLMFALTVHRDHAMAQLERARDSLELHPDDETFQADREFAQADVVRVRKLIHRLKQNSQRKVMNGQPVYWVDGPLVRRARQVALEGGAGAAKARRLVRAAEAGEIARGGQGLKNGLATLRSLYEEARTEEATWAQLLEQAESRQETNFSEAEIRQNLQRARDEGQALELRLKRLRNTGHYEND comes from the coding sequence ATGGAACAAACTGTCCATATTTCACCTCGCCGCAGTGTTGCTGGAGTACAAAGCCTCATGACCTCCTCGTTTCTCGCCGCCTTTGAAGGCCTTTGGCGCCGTCCCGCTAGCGACTATGAAGCGGGTGTAAGGAGCTACATGGTGGTGGTGGATACAAACGTTCTGTTGGAGCTGTACAGATTTACGCCTGACGCCCGGGAGGAACTCCTTCAGGCGCTTCGACGAGTTGGCGATCGACTTTGGATTCCCCACCAGGTAGCGGCGGAATATTACAATCGAAGGGTGGATGCGGTTAAGGATCACCTCGCACTCTACGCTTCGGTTCCTAAGTCATTGGACGACCATAAAGCAAAAGTTCTCCAAGAGCTTTACGCCTTCGCTAAAAGGTGCTCGATGGCGACAGAGGATAAGCGCGCCCTTGTTGAACCTATCCAAGAGGTATTCACGCGCGTAAAGGCTGAGGTGGTGAAGCATGCGGAATCGTTCGATCTCACTCTAGAGGGAGTAATCTCTGGCGACCCCGTCCTGTCTGAACTTGCCGAGATTTTGGATGGTAAGACCGGACAGGGTTTCAATGATGACGAGACTCGTGCCTTGATAGAGGAGTACGAGAGGAGAGCGCAAGATGAACGCCCGCCCGGTTACAAGGATTCCAACAAGAAGGATAATGCGCACGGTGATTACTTCGTGTGGGAGCAAGTGCTGCGTCGTGCCGAGGAGCTGAGTTCGCCGATACTGCTGGTGACAAACGACGTAAAAGAGGACTGGGTCAGGAAGGAGGCCGGCCTAATCGTCGGCGCACGCCCTGAGCTCGTCGCTGAAATGAAGGAAAGATGCGGAGTCGACTTCCTAATCCTTCAGTTGGGCGCCTTTCTTCAAGTGGCGAGAAAGGAGCTTGGCGCATCTGTCAGCGCATCGACGGTTGCGCAGGCTGAAAATCTCGCCGCAAGTGTCGATCGTCCATTGGTGCTACCAGAGGCCGAATATGAAGATCTCATGTTCGCTCTGACTGTACATCGGGATCATGCCATGGCGCAGCTTGAGCGAGCTCGTGATTCTCTCGAGCTTCATCCTGATGATGAAACATTCCAAGCGGACCGCGAATTTGCCCAGGCCGACGTAGTGCGTGTTAGGAAGTTGATTCACAGACTAAAGCAGAATTCTCAGCGAAAAGTGATGAACGGGCAACCCGTGTATTGGGTTGATGGGCCTCTCGTTAGGCGTGCCAGACAAGTCGCTTTGGAAGGCGGGGCGGGGGCAGCGAAGGCGCGCAGGCTCGTGCGCGCGGCAGAGGCTGGTGAGATCGCCAGAGGTGGACAAGGGCTAAAAAACGGCTTGGCGACCCTACGATCGCTGTACGAGGAGGCACGAACAGAGGAGGCGACTTGGGCGCAGCTACTCGAACAGGCGGAGAGTCGTCAAGAAACAAACTTCAGCGAAGCCGAAATCCGTCAGAATCTTCAGAGGGCGCGAGATGAAGGGCAGGCGCTCGAGTTGAGGCTGAAAAGGCTTCGAAATACAGGGCACTATGAGAACGATTGA
- a CDS encoding phosphoglyceromutase, producing the protein MADAPYKLILLRHGESEWNAKNLFTGWVDVNLNEKGEKEAVRGGELLKDAGLLPDVVHTSLQKRAIRTAQLALEAADRHWIPVHRSWRLNERHYGALQGKDKAATLAEFGEEQFMLWRRSYDTPPPPLSDDSEFSQAHDARYATIPPELRPRTECLKDVVIRMLPYWYDAIVPDLLTGRTVLVAAHGNSLRALVKHLDGISDADIAGLNIPTGIPLVYDLDTDFKPVTPGGKYLDPEAAAAAIEAVKNQGKKK; encoded by the coding sequence ATGGCCGACGCACCGTACAAGCTGATCCTCCTCCGCCACGGCGAGAGCGAGTGGAACGCGAAGAACCTGTTCACCGGCTGGGTGGACGTGAACCTGAACGAGAAGGGCGAGAAGGAGGCAGTCCGCGGCGGCGAGCTTCTGAAGGACGCCGGTCTCCTGCCCGACGTGGTCCACACGTCCCTCCAGAAGCGCGCGATCCGCACGGCCCAGCTGGCGCTGGAGGCCGCGGACCGCCACTGGATCCCGGTCCACCGCTCCTGGCGCCTGAACGAGCGCCACTACGGCGCCCTGCAGGGCAAGGACAAGGCGGCGACGCTCGCCGAGTTCGGCGAGGAGCAGTTCATGCTCTGGCGCCGCTCCTACGACACCCCGCCCCCGCCGCTGTCGGACGACTCCGAGTTCTCCCAGGCCCACGACGCGCGCTACGCGACGATCCCGCCGGAGCTGCGCCCGCGCACGGAGTGCCTGAAGGACGTCGTCATCCGGATGCTCCCCTACTGGTACGACGCCATCGTCCCCGACCTCCTGACCGGCCGCACGGTCCTGGTCGCCGCCCACGGCAACAGCCTGCGCGCCCTGGTCAAGCACCTGGACGGCATCTCCGACGCCGACATCGCGGGCCTGAACATCCCGACGGGCATCCCCCTGGTCTACGACCTGGACACCGACTTCAAGCCGGTCACCCCCGGCGGCAAGTACCTGGACCCCGAGGCAGCGGCAGCAGCCATCGAGGCGGTCAAGAACCAGGGCAAGAAGAAGTAA
- a CDS encoding sensor histidine kinase yields MDVNAAVAAAAAIAGVLTGVIAMLAFRWSERDQKRPTRTSLHTDPVLPPGVDTVLSVLRSSAVVLDEADAVVKASSAAYALGLVRGGKLSVEPMLQMARDTRRDGEIRQVELDLPRRGTGRGEALAVSARVAPLGSRLVLLLVEDLTEARRIEAVRRDFVANVSHELKTPVGALSLLSEAVMDASDDPEAVQRFAGRMQIEATRLTNLVQELIDLSRVQNDDPLEDAEPVRVDELVAEAIDRCRHQAGTKQITMASNVWVPEGTDQDGRREGGTVDLHVWGNRGQLAAALGNLVENAVNYSPARTRVGIAARRVSAPGGDMIELAVTDQGIGISDKDKERIFERFYRVDPARSRATGGTGLGLAIVKHVVASHGGEVTVWSAEGQGSTFTLRLPEAGAARDRAQQHPGLDDEAGPTDSSPYASLPAPEVLP; encoded by the coding sequence ATGGACGTGAACGCGGCGGTCGCCGCAGCGGCAGCGATCGCCGGGGTGCTCACCGGCGTCATCGCCATGCTGGCGTTCCGCTGGAGCGAACGCGACCAGAAGCGACCGACCAGGACTTCCTTGCACACCGATCCCGTACTCCCGCCCGGCGTGGACACCGTGCTGTCGGTGCTGCGCTCCTCCGCCGTGGTCCTCGACGAGGCCGACGCCGTCGTCAAGGCCAGCTCCGCCGCCTACGCCCTCGGGCTGGTGCGCGGGGGCAAGCTCTCCGTGGAGCCCATGCTCCAGATGGCCCGGGACACCCGCAGGGACGGGGAGATACGCCAGGTCGAACTGGATCTCCCCCGGCGCGGCACCGGACGCGGCGAGGCCCTCGCGGTCTCCGCGCGCGTGGCCCCGCTCGGCTCCCGCCTGGTCCTGCTGCTGGTCGAGGACCTGACGGAGGCCCGCAGGATCGAGGCGGTACGACGCGACTTCGTGGCGAACGTCAGCCATGAGCTGAAGACGCCCGTCGGCGCGCTCTCCCTCCTCTCCGAGGCCGTCATGGACGCCTCTGACGACCCCGAGGCCGTACAGCGCTTCGCCGGCCGGATGCAGATCGAGGCGACCCGCCTGACCAACCTGGTCCAGGAGCTGATCGACCTCTCCCGGGTGCAGAACGACGACCCGCTGGAGGACGCCGAGCCCGTCCGCGTGGACGAGCTGGTGGCCGAGGCCATCGACCGCTGCCGCCACCAGGCCGGCACCAAGCAGATCACCATGGCCTCGAACGTGTGGGTGCCCGAAGGGACCGATCAGGACGGCCGACGCGAGGGCGGCACCGTCGACCTGCACGTGTGGGGCAACCGCGGCCAGCTGGCCGCCGCCCTCGGCAACCTGGTCGAGAACGCCGTCAACTACTCCCCGGCCCGTACCCGCGTCGGCATAGCCGCCCGCAGGGTCTCCGCGCCCGGCGGCGACATGATCGAGCTGGCCGTCACCGACCAGGGCATCGGCATCTCCGACAAGGACAAGGAGCGCATCTTCGAGCGCTTCTACCGGGTCGACCCGGCCCGCTCCCGCGCCACCGGCGGCACCGGTCTCGGTCTCGCGATCGTCAAGCACGTGGTCGCCTCGCACGGCGGGGAGGTCACGGTCTGGAGCGCCGAGGGCCAGGGCTCCACCTTCACCCTCAGGCTGCCGGAGGCGGGCGCGGCCCGCGACCGCGCACAGCAGCACCCCGGCCTCGACGACGAGGCCGGACCCACCGACTCATCCCCGTACGCTTCGCTTCCCGCTCCGGAGGTCCTTCCGTGA
- a CDS encoding dehydrogenase translates to MTDAPACPECGLTMKSGGFVLSRREEDGRRACRTLWGCAGGHTWWRWADRLDEPFEVCPVPELFR, encoded by the coding sequence GTGACCGATGCCCCGGCCTGCCCCGAATGCGGCCTGACCATGAAGTCCGGCGGCTTCGTACTTTCTCGGCGGGAAGAGGACGGCCGGCGGGCCTGCCGGACGCTGTGGGGGTGTGCCGGCGGGCATACCTGGTGGCGTTGGGCCGACCGCCTGGACGAGCCCTTCGAGGTGTGCCCGGTCCCGGAACTGTTCCGCTGA
- the phoU gene encoding phosphate signaling complex protein PhoU, giving the protein MRDAYHEELDSIGDGLVEMARLVGSAIGRATTAMLDADLKLAESVIEGDQKVDELQHDLEARAIALLARQQPVATDLRIVVTSLRMSADLERSGDLAQHVAKLARLRFPDRAVPHDLHATILEMGQLAQRLMAKAAEVIVTKDVDLALQLEQDDDEMDLLHRTLFQHLIDDRWKHGIETAVDVTLLGRYYERYADHAVAVAKRVVYLVTGEHADELQSDIQAVTGVEGA; this is encoded by the coding sequence ATGCGGGACGCGTACCACGAGGAACTGGACTCGATCGGCGACGGACTGGTGGAGATGGCCCGGCTGGTCGGGTCGGCCATCGGACGCGCCACGACCGCGATGCTCGACGCGGACCTGAAGCTGGCCGAGAGCGTGATCGAGGGCGACCAGAAGGTGGACGAGCTCCAGCACGACCTGGAGGCCCGGGCGATAGCCCTGCTGGCCCGGCAGCAGCCGGTGGCCACGGACCTGCGGATAGTCGTCACGTCGCTGCGGATGTCCGCCGACCTGGAACGCTCCGGCGACCTCGCCCAGCACGTGGCGAAGCTGGCGCGGCTGCGGTTCCCCGACCGGGCGGTCCCGCACGACCTGCACGCCACCATCCTGGAGATGGGCCAGCTCGCGCAGCGCCTGATGGCGAAGGCGGCGGAGGTGATCGTGACGAAGGACGTCGACCTCGCCCTCCAGCTGGAGCAGGACGACGACGAGATGGACCTGCTGCACCGCACCCTCTTCCAGCACCTCATCGACGACCGCTGGAAGCACGGCATCGAGACGGCGGTCGACGTCACGCTGCTGGGCCGCTACTACGAGCGGTACGCCGACCACGCGGTGGCCGTGGCGAAGCGGGTGGTGTACCTGGTGACCGGGGAGCACGCGGACGAGCTTCAGTCGGACATCCAGGCGGTTACGGGGGTGGAGGGGGCGTAG
- a CDS encoding DUF2000 domain-containing protein — MNTEPIRFDTKIAVLLREDLEPWQRLNVTAFLVSGLGTASPEVIGEPYEDADAVPYLPMFRQPVLVFEGAKETLKAAHGRALSRALPRAVFTSDLFATGNDRDNRAAVRAVPTDDLDLVGLAVYGPKNAVDKVLKGARMHP; from the coding sequence ATGAACACCGAACCCATCCGCTTCGACACGAAGATCGCCGTGCTGCTGCGCGAGGACCTGGAGCCCTGGCAGCGCCTGAACGTCACCGCCTTCCTGGTCAGCGGCCTGGGCACCGCGTCGCCCGAGGTGATCGGGGAGCCCTACGAGGACGCGGACGCCGTGCCGTACCTGCCGATGTTCCGCCAGCCCGTGCTGGTCTTCGAGGGCGCGAAGGAGACCCTGAAGGCGGCCCACGGCAGGGCGCTGAGCCGCGCCCTGCCGCGCGCGGTCTTCACCTCGGACCTGTTCGCCACGGGCAACGACCGCGACAACCGCGCGGCGGTCCGGGCCGTCCCGACGGACGACCTGGACCTGGTGGGACTGGCGGTGTACGGCCCGAAGAACGCCGTGGACAAGGTCCTGAAGGGCGCGCGGATGCACCCGTGA
- a CDS encoding helix-turn-helix transcriptional regulator: MAAGQELVTAWRPVVPGVTEVFHARFTEYAYPMHVHDAWTLLIVDDGAVRYDLDRHEHGTPHDTVTLLPPHVPHNGSPATPGGFRKRVVYLDAGRLGEELIGPAVDSPDLRDPALRVRVARLHSALARPGDELEAESRLTLVAERLRHHLRPRAGAPRRFRDPVLARRLRELLDARVVPGLSLEEAARALHAHPAHLVRAFSGAYGIAPHQYLMSLRVGRARRLLLDGVPPGEVASATGFYDQAHLTRHFRKLVGVTPGRYRNSAR; encoded by the coding sequence ATGGCCGCCGGGCAGGAACTCGTCACCGCGTGGCGCCCCGTGGTGCCGGGCGTCACCGAGGTCTTCCACGCCCGCTTCACCGAGTACGCCTACCCGATGCACGTCCACGACGCCTGGACGCTGCTGATCGTGGACGACGGGGCCGTACGGTACGACCTCGACCGGCACGAGCACGGCACCCCGCACGACACCGTGACGCTGCTGCCGCCGCACGTGCCGCACAACGGCTCCCCCGCCACACCGGGGGGTTTCCGCAAGCGGGTCGTGTACCTCGACGCCGGCCGGCTCGGGGAGGAGCTGATCGGTCCGGCCGTGGACTCCCCCGACCTGCGCGACCCCGCGCTCCGGGTACGGGTCGCCCGGCTGCACTCCGCCCTCGCCCGGCCCGGTGACGAACTGGAGGCGGAGAGCAGGCTGACGCTGGTCGCGGAGCGGCTGCGGCACCATCTGCGGCCGCGCGCCGGAGCGCCGCGCCGGTTCCGTGACCCGGTACTCGCGCGCCGGCTGCGGGAGTTGCTGGACGCCCGGGTCGTCCCCGGTCTCTCCCTGGAGGAGGCCGCGCGGGCGCTGCACGCCCATCCGGCCCATCTGGTACGGGCGTTCAGCGGTGCGTACGGCATCGCGCCGCACCAGTACCTGATGTCCCTGCGGGTCGGACGGGCCCGGCGGCTGCTGCTCGACGGGGTGCCGCCGGGCGAGGTCGCGTCGGCCACCGGGTTCTACGACCAGGCCCATCTCACCCGGCACTTCCGGAAGTTGGTCGGCGTCACCCCGGGGCGCTACCGGAACAGCGCCCGCTGA
- a CDS encoding MDR family MFS transporter has product MSPARVRRAVRESVSGLPREFWWLWTSTLVNRLGAFVATFMALYLTLDRGYSASYAGLVASLHGLGGVVSSLAGGVMADRLGRRPTLLIAQSATAASVALLGFMTDPVAIAAVAFLVGMASNASRPAVQAMMADIVRPEDRVRAFSLNYWAINLGFAVSSMAAGFIAEFSYLAGFLIEAGMTLACAIVVFAKVPESRPAPTARQAGAEVGLGTVLRDGRYMAVVGLSFLVALVFQQGSVGLPVAMGRAGFSPADYGLAIAVNGILIVALQIPVTRFIEHRDPRTLLVVSSVLAGYGFGLTGFAGSVGVFMLTVCVWTLAEIVNAPTQTGLVVRLSPVHGRGRYQGVYTLSWSLAALVAPLMSGAVIDRLGAGWLWGLCAVVGTAAGLGYGVLMRRLPPEEPAGAAAPAPADKGAGAGAGTEVPAA; this is encoded by the coding sequence ATGTCACCAGCCCGTGTCAGACGTGCCGTCCGGGAGTCCGTCTCCGGGCTGCCGCGCGAGTTCTGGTGGCTGTGGACGAGTACGCTCGTCAACCGGCTCGGCGCCTTCGTCGCCACCTTCATGGCGCTCTACCTCACCCTCGACCGCGGCTACTCCGCCTCGTACGCCGGTCTCGTCGCCTCCCTGCACGGGCTCGGCGGGGTCGTCTCCTCGCTGGCCGGCGGCGTGATGGCGGACCGGCTCGGCCGGCGGCCCACGCTGCTGATCGCGCAGAGCGCCACCGCCGCCTCCGTCGCGCTGCTCGGATTCATGACCGACCCGGTGGCCATCGCCGCTGTCGCCTTCCTCGTCGGCATGGCCTCCAACGCCTCCCGGCCCGCCGTGCAGGCGATGATGGCCGACATCGTGCGCCCCGAGGACCGGGTGCGCGCGTTCTCCCTCAACTACTGGGCGATCAACCTCGGGTTCGCCGTCTCCTCCATGGCGGCCGGGTTCATCGCCGAGTTCAGCTATCTCGCCGGGTTCCTGATCGAGGCCGGGATGACCCTGGCCTGCGCGATCGTCGTCTTCGCGAAGGTCCCCGAGTCGCGGCCCGCGCCCACGGCCCGGCAGGCGGGGGCGGAGGTCGGCCTCGGCACGGTGCTGCGCGACGGGCGGTACATGGCCGTCGTCGGGCTGTCCTTCCTCGTCGCCCTCGTCTTCCAGCAGGGCTCGGTCGGGCTTCCCGTGGCCATGGGGCGGGCCGGGTTCTCCCCCGCCGACTACGGCCTGGCCATCGCCGTCAACGGCATCCTGATCGTCGCCCTCCAGATCCCCGTCACCCGGTTCATCGAGCACCGCGACCCGCGCACCCTGCTCGTCGTCTCCTCGGTCCTCGCCGGGTACGGCTTCGGGCTGACCGGCTTCGCCGGGTCGGTCGGTGTCTTCATGCTGACCGTCTGCGTGTGGACCCTGGCCGAGATCGTCAACGCCCCGACCCAGACCGGCCTCGTGGTCCGGCTCTCACCGGTGCACGGCCGGGGGCGCTACCAGGGCGTGTACACCCTGTCCTGGTCCCTCGCCGCGCTGGTCGCCCCGCTGATGTCGGGCGCGGTCATCGACCGGCTCGGCGCGGGCTGGCTGTGGGGCCTGTGCGCGGTGGTGGGGACGGCTGCCGGTCTGGGGTACGGCGTGCTGATGCGCCGGCTGCCGCCGGAGGAGCCCGCCGGCGCTGCGGCTCCGGCACCGGCCGACAAGGGGGCGGGAGCGGGTGCGGGGACTGAAGTGCCTGCCGCCTGA